A stretch of Brassica napus cultivar Da-Ae chromosome C6, Da-Ae, whole genome shotgun sequence DNA encodes these proteins:
- the LOC106402604 gene encoding uncharacterized protein LOC106402604 encodes MWMATRSSYGFPHESINLQSLSSSEMMPRGPYFGRSGSLLGMNMISNVQNGNSSNSSIDSGFGIKPETSLASEWSTEEQLKLEVGLEKYKDKPSIIKYIKIAATLPDKTVRDVALRCRWITRKRRKAEEFNCGKRISSSKDKQTGLSSRKTSVLPDSMASYPLLMPFTSSSNKHITSEDLSGHAISLLEQNVRALSQIRANLSSYKVHDNIDLFCQTRNNLITIQNDMNNMPGLMSQMPPLPVAINDNLSATLLSNSTLAMPLNTMKNGGFHMKQEPSG; translated from the exons ATGTGGATGGCTACACGATCTAGCTATGGGTTCCCTCACGAGTCTATAAATCTCCAATCTTTGAGCTCGTCTGAGATGATGCCGAGGGGTCCTTACTTTGGTCGAAGTGGGTCCTTGTTGGGGATGAATATGATCAGTAATGTTCAGAATGGGAACTCTTCGAATTCGTCTATTGATTCGGGTTTTGGGATCAAGCCAGAGACTTCATTGGCTAGTGAATGGTCAACTGAAGAACAGCTCAAACTGGAGGTTGGACTTGAGAA ATATAAGGATAAGCCAAGTATTATCAAGTATATTAAAATTGCAGCCACTTTGCCTGACAAAACCGTTCGAGATGTTGCTTTGCGGTGTAGATGGATTACG agaaagagaagaaaagcaGAAGAATTCAACTGTGGAAAAAGAATAAGTTCTAGCAAG GACAAGCAGACAGGATTGTCCTCGAGGAAAACTTCTGTTTTGCCTGATAGCATGGCTTCATACCCTTTATTGATGCCCTTTACAAGCTCCAGTAATAAACATATTACATCTGAAG ATTTAAGCGGCCATGCAATCAGTCTGTTAGAACAGAATGTAAGAGCTTTAAGTCAAATTAGAGCTAATCTATCCTCATATAAG GTACATGATAACATCGATCTGTTTTGTCAGACAAGGAACAACCTTATCACCATCCAAAATGA CATGAATAATATGCCTGGCTTGATGAGCCAGATGCCACCTTTGCCGGTTGCAATCAATGATAATCTCTCAGCTACCTTGTTGAGTAATTCAACCTTG GCGATGCCATTAAACACAATGAAAAATGGTGGTTTCCATATGAAGCAAGAGCCTTCAGGGTGA
- the LOC111206776 gene encoding E3 ubiquitin-protein ligase SDIR1-like, with protein sequence MASNPYRPRVIVNGTRRTRTFHYFYCRHCSRTIRLRNYGLYGSLCPFCSREINLHDELDIMRLNRSFWDTDTDWITLHLINSSRSNRFNHELVNDTDDDFVDAMPSERVGPPPASLSAIEDLKTVTITEEDLAKEKVCAICKEEFEVGEEGKELKCLHLYHTSCIVSWLNIHNTCPICRFEVRLGVSGSDIDGGGSRHVDHDRSNRSGTRVCSLWPLRMMFDWVHSLFVKIPPPDLTFMAILLCFHVF encoded by the coding sequence ATGGCATCTAATCCGTATCGTCCGAGAGTCATTGTAAATggaacaagaagaacaagaacgTTCCATTACTTCTATTGCCGTCATTGTAGCCGTACCATAAGGCTCCGAAACTATGGTCTATATGGTTCTTTATGTCCTTTCTGCTCTAGAGAGATCAATCTTCACGACGAGCTTGACATTATGAGGCTTAACCGATCTTTTTGGGATACCGATACCGATTGGATCACTCTCCATCTTATCAACTCATCAAGAAGTAACCGGTTTAACCATGAACTAGTTAATGATACCGATGATGACTTCGTTGATGCCATGCCTAGCGAACGTGTTGGTCCACCACCGGCCTCTTTATCCGCCATCGAGGATTTAAAGACCGTGACTATCACGGAAGAAGATTTGGCAAAGGAGAAGGTTTGTGCGATATGCAAAGAGGAGTTTGAAGTTGGAGAGGAAGGCAAAGAGTTGAAATGTTTGCATTTGTATCATACGAGCTGCATTGTGTCTTGGTTGAATATTCATAACACTTGTCCCATTTGTCGCTTTGAGGTTCGCTTAGGCGTTTCGGGAAGTGACATTGACGGAGGAGGGTCTCGCCATGTCGACCATGATAGATCAAATCGGTCTGGGACTCGGGTTTGTTCTTTGTGGCCTCTCCGAATGATGTTTGATTGGGTACATAGTCTCTTTGTTAAGATTCCTCCTCCAGATCTAACTTTCATGGCTATACTATTATGCTTTCATGTTTTTTAA
- the LOC125588529 gene encoding glutathione S-transferase T3-like produces the protein MSGSILCGGGCRRRGSVSVALLNGDGALFDGTLRFSKSALMCSMEIEVRKLHQYSQGNVSLSTTQAPFVGTQEDPIIADELPAERNPRRTWTPTDDIVLISSWLNTSKDPIVGNEQKSGAFWKRIAEYFSASPKIAGSEKREASQCKQRWHKLNDLVCKFCGAYEAATRERTSGMNENDVLKLAHEIFFNNYQKKFTLEHAWKELRADQKWCELSTAKNGSSSKKRKCEDENNASGDEEFTSRPPGVKASKARGKKPVVDGKVFSDFQNIWSLKKEDLAMKERLSKMRMLELILAKEAPLDETDAALKKKLINELM, from the exons ATGTCAG GTTCGATTCTTTGTGGCGGTGGCTGTCGTCGACGGGGCTCTGTGTCGGTGGCTCTCCTCAACGGCGACGGAGCTCTCTTTGATGGCACTCTCCGATTCTCTAAG TCGGCTTTGATGTGTTCTATGGAAATAGAGGTCAGGAAGCTTCATCAATACAG TCAAGGAAATGTTTCTCTCTCTACAACGCAAGCTCCTTTCGTAGGCACTCAAGAAGATCCAATCATTGCTGACGAGCTTCCAGCAGAGCGTAATCCCCGAAGGACTTGGACGCCAACAGATGATATAGTGTTGATCAGCTCGTGGTTGAACACGAGCAAAGATCCCATTGTTGGGAATGAACAAAAGTCAGGGGCTTTTTGGAAGAGAATTGCAGAATACTTCTCGGCGTCTCCTAAGATAGCTGGTTCTGAAAAAAGAGAAGCATCTCAGTGCAAGCAGCGTTGGCACAAGCTGAATGATTTGGTTTGCAAGTTTTGTGGGGCGTATGAAGCAGCAACCAGGGAGAGAACCAGTGGTATGAACGAGAATGATGTGCTTAAATTAGCCCACGAGATCTTCTTCAACAACTACCAAAAGAAGTTCACCCTTGAGCATGCGTGGAAGGAGCTTCGCGCTGATCAGAAGTGGTGTGAACTCTCCACAGCCAAAAATGGAAGCAGCTCCAAAAAAAGGAAGTGTGAGGATGAAAACAATGCTTCtggagatgaagagttcacaTCTCGTCCTCCGGGTGTTAAGGCATCAAAGGCCCGTGGAAAGAAGCCGGTGGTTGATGGGAAAGTGTTCTCTGACTTCCAGAATATCTGGAGTTTGAAGAAGGAGGACTTGGCAATGAAGGAAAGGCTCTCGAAGATGAGGATGCTTGAGTTGATTCTTGCAAAAGAAGCACCACTAGACGAAACCGATGCTGCTCTGAAGAAAAAACTCATCAATGAGTTGATGTAA
- the LOC111212287 gene encoding zinc finger CCCH domain-containing protein 15-like produces MENETAPFSYSGTSAVGIANSHGEPSLLRDQLYHSNSRSVMQQRQDMVNREALCYTRLHEASLEAEVLRLENTELRSMNLHLKKELDQLIRSSIQNRFGYDRVPLRMLSNLSIGGGNNRGAEDAENQNRAVNRDDVSDESPTSVIASEDLNRSSLPKSISVRSSGYSKSSQGGGGGGGGGGGGAAAAQCGKSRGAVAKPGACGQQLSTTQRVYVRGGKKEEEEEIEVEVYNQGMTKTELCNKWQETGTCPYGDHCQFAHGIKELRPVIRHPRYKTEVCRMVLAGDICPYGHRCHFRHSLSEQEKLMAAGCKPNNKSSFKLVK; encoded by the exons ATGGAAAACGAAACGGCGCCGTTTAGTTACAGCGGCACCTCCGCCGTTGGAATCGCCAACTCTCACGGCGAACCTTCTCTCTTACGCGATCAGCTCTACCACTCCAACAGCCGCAGCGTGATGCAGCAGCGCCAAGACATGGTGAACCGAGAGGCGTTGTGCTACACGCGCCTCCACGAGGCGTCGCTCGAAGCGGAAGTGCTCCGTCTCGAGAACACGGAGCTCCGCTCGATGAATCTCCACCTCAAGAAGGAGCTCGACCAGCTGATCAGATCCTCTATCCAGAACCGATTCGGCTACGATAGGGTTCCGCTTCGGATGCTTAGCAATCTTTCGATCGGAGGAGGGAATAATCGCGGCGCCGAGGACGCGGAGAATCAGAACCGTGCGGTTAATCGAGATGACGTCAGCGATGAGAGTCCGACGAGCGTGATTGCGAGTGAGGATCTGAACCGTTCGTCGCTGCCGAAGAGCATCTCCGTGAGATCCAGCGGTTACTCTAAGTCGAGCCAaggtggtggaggtggaggtggtggtggtggtggtggcgccGCCGCTGCTCAATGTGGAAAATCTCGTGGAGCCGTAGCTAAGCCTGGAGCTTGTGGTCAGCAACTCAGTACGACG CAAAGGGTATATGTGCGAGGagggaagaaagaagaagaagaggagatagAAGTGGAGGTGTACAATCAAGGGATGACAAAGACAGAGCTCTGCAACAAGTGGCAAGAGACGGGGACATGCCCATACGGTGACCACTGCCAGTTCGCTCACGGCATTAAAGAACTCCGCCCAGTGATCCGCCATCCTCGTTACAAGACTGAAGTTTGCAGAATGGTTCTTGCTGGTGACATCTGTCCTTACGGCCACCGTTGCCACTTCCGCCACTCACTATCTGAGCAAGAGAAGCTCATGGCCGCTGGTTGCAAACCCAACAACAAGTCCTCCTTCAAGCTTGTTAAATGA
- the LOC106403423 gene encoding putative two-component response regulator-like APRR6, which produces MAENMVNLTKNIIPESTGVILLIDHDAISVASLIPMLKQRSHKDVMSVNGASEAISVIEKQKDIGLVIANVELSDTNDFLTAMHHKEIPLIQIHIKETSDLLTKRACSCLKKPISENDVDNMFQLVLPNKRQEWEKINVAEKRENIVEERMKQMKAFRDHIKRQGTSQSSLLGRRPLNKTFTSSQMYQKGKSIADVEGCKNVWTRDRHMKFLAAISILGEKESRPKAILEIMKDSNLSQRQVGSYLQKYKFQVEIINKTLTRNEWKSTDKTYEYPSDYVYPFKASNLAKTLIESNSMWCSLRKRKSSSLSTVQYSFKRSAAEKKDRMPKFHIGEKSGLHRHSLSGSRVGASNLDAFQKESAKICISQSNPNPSQPSSYVLETNKNPLDMNQMGRVSFGENHGLSQDMIFNGTKSNHLGLVSGETSHIETPLETDTNQMDWDWFSSDEAYAILEDLTVPETNINQVGLVPGETSFAALDNVTPPENNTNEIGLVPNQEGNDDIPIEDLISFGTDIINEMDDLDAWLENYNSFQGDVPLPASCNDHDLAFTPTTSQHQNIEAANPREATEEGNHLDDDSDENLDWIDDIFA; this is translated from the exons ATGGCTGAAAACATGGTAAATTTGACCAAAAACATTATTCCTGAAAGCACTGGTGTTATTCTGCTAATCGACCACGATGCTATATCAGTCGCATCTCTCATTCCAATGCTTAAACAACGATCGCATAAAG atgTTATGAGTGTGAATGGAGCAAGCGAGGCTATATCGGTTatcgaaaaacaaaaagatattgGACTTGTTATAGCCAACGTTGAACTGTCCGACACAAATGATTTTCTCACTGCTATGCACCACAAAGAAATTCCTCTTATAC AAATACACATTAAGGAAACATCAGATCTTTTGACAAAAAGAGCATGTTCTTGTCTGAAGAAGCCAATTTCTGAAAATGACGTCGACAACATGTTTCAACTTGTGTTACCTAATAAAAGGCAAGAGTGGGAGAAAATCAACGTAGCTGAAAAACGAGAAAACATTGTGGAAGAACGTATGAAGCAGATGAAAGCTTTCAGAGATCACATAAAGAGGCAGGGGACAAGTCAGTCATCGTTGTTAGGAAGACGACCACTCAACAAAACATTCACATCTTCTCAAATGTACCAAAAGGGAAAAAGCATAGCAGATGTTGAGGGATGCAAGAATGTATGGACTCGTGACCGCCACATGAAGTTTTTAGCTGCTATATCCATCTTGGGTGAAAAAG AGTCTCGTCCCAAAGCCATATTGGAGATCATGAAGGACTCAAACTTGTCTCAACGCCAAGTTGGTAGCTATCTTCAG AAATACAAGTTTCAAGTTGAGATAATTAACAAAACATTGACAAGGAATGAATGGAAATCCACGGATAAAACATATGAATATCCATCAGATTATGTATATCCTTTCAAAGCTTCTAACCTAGCGAAAACTCTCATTGAAAGTAACTCTATGTGGTGTTCCTTGAGAAAGAGAAAATCTTCCTCATTATCCACTGTCCAAT ATTCATTTAAAAGATCTGCTGCTGAGAAGAAGGACAGAATGCCAAAGTTTCATATAGGAGAAAAATCGGGTCTGCATAGGCACTCACTTTCTG GTTCAAGAGTTGGTGCATCTAATTTAGATGCATTCCAAAAGGAATCTGCTAAGATTTGTATTTCTCAGTCTAATCCTAACCCTTCTCAACCATCTAGCTATGTTCTTGAAACCAATAAGAACCCACTAGATATGAACCAAATGGGTAGGGTTTCTTTTGGAGAAAATCATGGTCTTTCTCAAGATATGATTTTCAATGGAACTAAATCAAACCATTTGGGTTTGGTTTCTGGTGAAACAAGTCATATTGAAACCCCACTTGAAACCGATACAAACCAAATGGATTGGGACTGGTTTTCTTCTGACGAGGCTTATGCTATTCTTGAAGATTTGACTGTTCCTGAAACCAATATAAACCAAGTGGGTTTAGTTCCTGGTGAAACAAGTTTTGCTGCGTTGGACAATGTAACTCCTCCTGAAAATAATACGAACGAGATAGGGTTGGTTCCTAACCAGGAAGGTAATGATGATATTCCAATTGAAGATCTGATTTCGTTTGGTACTGATATCATCAACGAGATGGACGACTTGGACGCTTGGTTGGAAAACTATAATTCTTTTCAGGGAGATGTTCCTTTGCCTGCGAGTTGCAACGACCATGATCTTGCCTTCACCCCGACTACAAGCCAGCATCAAAATATAGAAGCCGCAAATCCAAGGGAGGCTACAGAAGAAGGCAATCATTTGGATGATGATTCTGATGAGAACCTGGATTGGATCGACGATATTTTTGCATGA